The following proteins are co-located in the Arctopsyche grandis isolate Sample6627 chromosome 3, ASM5162203v2, whole genome shotgun sequence genome:
- the LOC143909189 gene encoding uncharacterized protein LOC143909189, translating into MTAESCLEDGKSVRNQYLAAIVINIMSFCHGCGTGWTSPFLPIMSGEDSPLDSPLTPVQASFVASAVCIGGLVGTPVYGGLADKFGRKKAVLFSAIPYVLAWFMKLTWRTATGIIIARIVSGFGGAGPFLVGPTYCVEIASARTRGALGSLMVFSINAGILAMYIMGAYLNYNTCLSIMITVPIIFFVIMLKMPETPVFLVKQKKDEEAMKAIAWLRREPLDGHVVRRVLSKLKHENQLGLKKSEDLEKVPTTQKEVSSWKFLITSVPTLRAFAVCFCLLTIQVCTGIFAIVTYANDIFRQAGSNLSPGISSIIVGALQLIGSTIGSFTIEKTGRKVLLISSCTVVSLGSAVIGTYFYARHYGYDVSELGWIPVTALSLFVSFFAMGIGPVPYLLLSEIIMVQVVAICRYTSPTGAKPSARGLVSSIMLSWVWIASFLIAQLFNALVEFLGNYTVFWIFSMFSCLGILVTVMFLPETKGRSFESILAYYSGKKSKKIPMTVEIYNLIVYIHSKFGLKKMDSKTGEKTSVTNQYRAAIAVNMLSFYYGCALGWVSPSIPILSGPDTPLDSPLTKTQASLVASLICIGGLIGTSIFGYLSVRYGRRTALLCSIVPALISWGVKLTWKTAQGLYLARIFTGLGGAAVFLIVPVYCIEIASLSSRGILGSSVFFSVNCGIVAMYIMGACLNYHTVLIITFCLPVVAFIFIFISPESPVYLVKQRKYKKATKALAWLRREPEDSPIIIKELELLKHNNNLSSSCCSSEIEKQHLDKINEISEISPWKFFITSKPTKNAFAVCFALITVQCMIGIFAVITFANDIFQETGSNLSPNVNSIILGVLQLLGSIIASSLIGRVGRRILLISSCMIISLSMSIIGFYFFLREKGYDVSIVGWIPVAALSFVMCSFPIGIGPIPFMLSSEIIMIKARGIAEPLIGIWFWILSFLTIQTFSMFVSWLGIYTVFWIFSAFGSLGVIITLLFLPETRGNSFENILDFYSGKRQMNAVIKNEKPNSDSF; encoded by the exons TCAACATCATGTCTTTCTGCCATGGTTGCGGAACTGGATGGACATCTCCATTTTTGCCGATAATGTCAGGAGAAGATAGTCCTTTGGACAGTCCATTGACGCCAGTTCAAGCATCCTTTGTAGCGTCAGCAGTTTGCATCGGAGGATTAGTTGGTACTCCAGTATACGGAGGACTCGCTGACAAATTTGGCAGGAAAAAAGCTGTTCTATTCTCGGCGATTCCTTATGTT TTAGCATGGTTTATGAAATTGACTTGGAGGACTGCCACTGGAATCATCATCGCTCGTATAGTGAGTGGATTCGGTGGTGCTGGACCCTTCCTCGTGGGACCGACATATTGTGTTGAAATTGCATCAGCGAGGACCAGGGGTGCTCTCGGGTCCTTGATGGTGTTCAGTATTAACGCTGGTATCCTTGCAATGTACATCATGGGAGCTTATCTCAACTACAACACGTGTCTTTCCATCATGATCACCGTGCCCATAATATTCTTTGTGATTATGCTGAAGATGCCGGAAACGCCCGTGTTTCTTGTCAAGCAGAAGAAGGACGAG GAGGCTATGAAAGCAATAGCGTGGTTGAGGAGGGAACCTTTGGACGGACATGTAGTAAGAAGGGTTCTGTCCAAATTGAAACATGAAAACCAGCTTGGTTTGAAGAAATCAGAAg ATCTGGAAAAAGTACCAACTACTCAAAAAGAGGTATCATCCTGGAAGTTTTTAA TCACATCTGTACCGACACTGAGGGCTTTTGCAGTCTGCTTCTGCTTGCTGACAATTCAAGTTTGCACCGGAATATTCGCCATAGTTACCTACGCAAATGATATTTTCAGGCAGGCAGGCAGCAATCTATCTCCAGGAATCAGCAGCATTATCGTCGGCGCTCTTCAGCTCATCGGATCCACGATAGGATCCTTCACAATCGAGAAGACGGGCAGAAAA gTTCTGCTCATTTCTTCTTGCACAGTAGTTAGCTTGGGTAGCGCAGTCATAGGTACTTATTTCTACGCTAGACATTATGGTTACGATGTATCTGAATTAGGTTGGATTCCAGTCACAGCGTTGTCACTATTTGTGTCGTTTTTCGCCATGGGAATTGGTCCAGTGCCGTACCTCTTATTGTCTGAAATCATCATGGTTCAA gttgtggctatttgcag gtacacATCTCCGACAGGAGCAAAGCCTTCT GCTAGAGGTCTGGTTTCAAGCATAATGTTAAGTTGGGTATGGATAGCGTCTTTCTTGATAGCTCAATTGTTCAACGCTTTAGTTGAATTCCTCGGTAATTACACTGTGTTTTGGATTTTTTCAATGTTCAGTTGTCTGGGTATATTGGTAACGGTAATGTTCCTTCCCGAAACCAAAGGTAGATCCTTCGAAAGCATATTGGCTTACTACAGTGGCAAAAAGTCCAAAAAAATACCGATGACTGTAGAGA TTTACAATTTAATAGTatatattcattcaaaatttggtttaaaaaaaatggattcaAAAACTGGAGAAAAAACAAGCGTTACAAACCAATATAGGGCTGCAATAGCAG TAAATATGTTGTCCTTTTACTATGGTTGTGCTTTAGGATGGGTATCACCATCTATACCAATCTTATCGGGACCAGACACACCTTTGGACTCCCCTTTGACAAAAACTCAAGCTTCTTTAGTAGCTTCTTTGATTTGCATAGGCGGTCTCATCGGCACTTCAATTTTTGGCTACTTATCTGTCCGATATGGAAGAAGAACAGCTTTGCTATGTTCCATCGTTCCAGCATTG ATCAGCTGGGGAGTGAAACTCACTTGGAAAACGGCCCAGGGATTATATCTGGCAAGAATATTTACAGGACTTGGTGGAGCGGCCGTTTTTTTAATTGTGCCTGTCTATTGCATTGAAATAGCATCGCTTTCCAGTCGAGGAATCTTGGGTTCATCGGTCTTCTTCAGCGTCAACTGCGGCATAGTCGCAATGTACATCATGGGCGCCTGTCTAAATTACCACACTGTCTTAATAATCACTTTCTGTTTACCGGTGGttgcatttattttcatttttatttcgccGGAAAGTCCCGTGTATCTTGTAAAGCAAAGAAAGTATAAG aAAGCTACCAAGGCCTTAGCTTGGTTGAGACGCGAGCCCGAGGATAGTCCTATCATTATTAAAGAATTAGAATTGTTGAAACATAATAACAATTTAAGTTCTTCGTGCTGTAGTTCAG aaattgaAAAGCAACACTTGGATAAGATCAATGAAATAAGTGAAATATCACCATGGAAATTTTTCA TTACATCTAAACCAACTAAAAACGCATTTGCTGTGTGCTTTGCTCTCATTACTGTACAATGTATGATCGGAATCTTTGCTGTGATTACGTTCGCCAACGATATATTCCAAGAAACTGGTAGCAACCTTTCACCGAACGTTAATAGTATAATTTTAGGCGTATTGCAATTACTAGGATCAATCATTGCATCGTCCCTCATTGGAAGAGTAGGAAGACGg ATTTTGTTAATATCTTCATGTATGATCATATCGTTAAGTATGTCGatcattggattttatttcttcttgaGGGAAAAAGGCTACGATGTTTCCATCGTAGGGTGGATTCCTGTTGCCGCTCTGTCCTTTGTGATGTGCAGTTTTCCCATAGGAATAGGTCCCATACCTTTTATGTTGTCATCTGAAATCATCATGATTAAG gCGAGAGGAATTGCTGAACCTTTGATTGGGATATGGTTTTGGATACTGTCGTTCCTAACAATTCAAACCTTCAGTATGTTTGTGAGCTGGTTGGGAATTTACACGGTCTTTTGGATATTCTCCGCTTTTGGAAGTCTAGGTGTAATTATAACCCTGCTTTTCTTACCAGAAACCAGAGgaaattcatttgaaaatattttagatttctATAGTGGGAAACGACAGATGAATGcagtaattaaaaatgaaaaaccgAACAGTGATAGTTTCTAA
- the Tim10 gene encoding translocase of inner membrane 10 encodes MAMPQLDPSKMQLVQELEIEMMSDMYNRLTSACHRKCIPPKYHEVELGKGESVCLDRCVAKYLDVHERIGKKLSSMSMQEDETAKKMA; translated from the exons ATGGCGATGCCGCAGTTGGACCCGTCGAAGATGCAGTTGGTTCAGGAGTTAGAAATAGAGATGATGTCCGACATGTACAACAGGCTAACTTCAGCCTGTCATAGAAAGTGCATACCTCCAAAATACCATGAAGTAGaattag GCAAAGGCGAGTCCGTGTGCTTAGACAGATGTGTGGCCAAATATTTAGATGTACATGAGCGAATTGGTAAAAAGCTATCTTCCATGTCCATGCAGGAAGATGAAACGGCAAAGAAGATGGCATAG
- the LOC143909548 gene encoding UPF0488 protein CG14286: MPPKAKLHQRHGKLKSFQVSKGTAVAAAAAAAAAATTTSGVATTSTASAEEQLLRQQQEQQFQAELYWCVTQLEDSLSNNKHQSQKQVEDASQVLKVLKSQTQPAIRKRQLMRMHFGDYRAKMASEEKKARKVQNQISFTSNSDSNNKSTFLRKSVLLTTGDNNFRFDFKPPTENVSIDEKSAPKCEESDIEKNMENVVTIKNDFSKLNLQSNTSFKFDFPLEDTS, encoded by the exons ATGCCACCGAAAGCGAAATTACACCAACGACATGGAAAATTGAAGAGTTTTCAGGTTTCCAAGGGTACTGCAGTAGCGGCCGCAGCAGCAGCggcagcagcagcaacaactACATCAGGCGTGGCGACAACTTCCACTGCCAGTGCAGAGGAGCAGCTTCTGCGTCAACAGCAAGAGCAACAGTTTCAAGCAGAGCTTTATTGGTGTGTCACACAATTGGAAGATTCGCTTTCGAATAACAAGCATCAAAGTCAAAAACAAG TTGAGGATGCTTCGCAAGTTTTAAAGGTGCTAAAAAGCCAAACTCAGCCAGCGATAAGAAAGAGACAGTTGATGAGAATGCATTTTGGTGATTATAGAGCAAAAATGGCGAGCGAGGAAAAAAAAGCGAGAAAgg ttcaaaatcaaatatcgtTTACAAGCAATAGTGATTCCAATAACAAATCAACATTTTTACGAAAGTCTGTACTACTCACAACGGGTGATAATAATTTTAGGTTTGATTTTAAGCCGCCGACTGAAAATGTGAGCATTGATGAAAAAAGTGCTCCTAAATGTGAAGAAAGTGACATCGAAAAGAATATGGAAAATGTTGTTACGATAAAGAacgatttttcaaaattgaatctTCAATCTAACACGTCATTTAAATTCGATTTTCCATTAGAAGACActtcataa